The proteins below are encoded in one region of Brassica napus cultivar Da-Ae chromosome A6, Da-Ae, whole genome shotgun sequence:
- the LOC106351430 gene encoding transcription factor BEE 1, with protein MANFENLSSEFQTIAMDIYSSMTQAADLNNNNNISSNLQFQTFPPFSTCLDSLFLHHRHPQQLLDLPGKYPGSDNNLSTTSTLYHSSHNNVDETKKRKALLQPLSSSENSSVSDQLNINTTETGCSRRGKRLKKKNQEEEKEREVVHVRARRGQATDSHSLAERVRRGKINERLRCLQDIVPGCYKSMGMATMLDEIINYVQSLQNQVELLSMKLTAASSFYDFNSETDAVDSMQRAKAREAVEMGRQTRDGNPVLHLSAWSL; from the exons ATGGCGAATTTCGAGAACCTATCTTCCGAGTTTCAGACAATAGCCATGGATATATATTCTTCCATGACTCAAGCTGCAGATCTAAATAATAACAACAACATTAGCAGTAACCTTCAGTTTCAAACGTTTCCTCCTTTCTCCACTTGTCTCGACTCTCTCTTCCTTCATCATCGTCATCCACAACAACTACTTGATCTTCCCGGGAAATATCCAGGCAGTGATAATAATCTCTCCACGACTTCAACTTTGTATCATTCCAGTCACAACAACGTCGACGAGACCAAGAAGAGAAAAGCTTTGTTACAACCTTTGTCTTCATCGGAGAACAGTAGCGTCTCTGATCAGCTGAATATCAATACCACCGAAACT GGTTGTTCGAGAAGAGGTAagaggttgaagaagaagaatcaagaagaagagaaagagagagaagttgTTCATGTTAGAGCCAGAAGAGGCCAAGCCACTGATAGCCACAGCTTAGCAGAGAGG GTTCGGCGAGGGAAAATTAACGAGAGATTGAGATGCTTGCAAGATATTGTTCCCGGATGTTATAAG AGTATGGGAATGGCTACGATGCTTGACGAGATTATAAATTATGTCCAGTCTCTACAAAATCAAGTCGAG CTTCTCTCGATGAAACTCACTGCTGCAAGCTCGTTTTATGACTTCAACTCAGAGACCGATGCTGTTGATTCCATGCAG AGAGCAAAGGCTCGTGAGGCAGTGGAGATGGGGAGACAAACAAGAGATGGGAACCCTGTCCTCCATTTATCAGCATGGTCCCTTTGA
- the LOC106346904 gene encoding LEAF RUST 10 DISEASE-RESISTANCE LOCUS RECEPTOR-LIKE PROTEIN KINASE-like 1.2 isoform X1: protein MITPCFCYTSSLHKIFLTFILLATQTLSLDPKFEACEPKSCGKGPKISFPFYLSGKQKPFCGYPSFELTCDDDQELPVLGIAGEDYIIKNMSYEKQWLQVVNSRASHDPCPIPMHNLTLHRTPFSVNPSHVNFSILYNCSGNLWEDFKTYPLACSGNTSLPSFGVFQRETPEKENLFASGWCQKQVDVPVSASDKSDVNLLSRMSFAEILRRGFVLNWTAHSCVRCNSSGGRCGTDDKEFVCLCPDGPNIHNTCRKGGIDWKLKIVISVVAVTVGLAIASIGWFVYHRRKTKSYRTSSTLLPRNKSSEPSSKSSDVEKAEDMLVGVRLFSYEELEEATSNFDPSKELGDGGFGTVYYGKLKDGRSVAVKRLYDNNIKRAEQFRNEVEILTGLRHPNLVSLFGCSSKQSRELLLVYEYVANGTLADHLHGPQANPSLLPWSTRLKIAVETASALKYLHASKIIHRDVKSNNILLDRNFNVKVADFGLSRLFPMDKTHVSTAPQGTPGYVDPDYHLCYQLSKKSDVYSFAVVLMELISSLPAVDITRTRQEINLSNMAVVKIQSHKLHEMVDPSLGFDTDTRVRETVIAVAELAFQCLQSDKDLRPCMSHVMDTLTKIENNGFGSNMDVNKSGPLVVQSPNSVMAKWDSK from the exons ATGATTACTCCATGTTTCTGCTACACATCATCCCTACACAAAATCTTCCTCACTTTCATACTCTTAGCTACTCAAACCCTCTCTCTCGATCCAAAGTTTGAGGCTTGTGAGCCCAAATCATGTGGCAAAGGTCCCAAGATCTCCTTTCCATTCTATCTATCAGGCAAGCAAAAACCCTTTTGCGGCTATCCCAGTTTCGAACTCACCTGTGACGATGACCAAGAGCTCCCTGTTCTCGGGATCGCCGGTGAGGATTACATCATCAAGAACATGTCATACGAGAAACAGTGGCTACAGGTCGTGAACTCAAGGGCGTCTCATGATCCATGTCCTATCCCTATGCATAATCTTACCCTCCACAGGACTCCTTTCTCAGTGAACCCTTCTCATGTCAACTTCTCCATACTTTACAATTGCTCTGGCAACCTGTGGGAAGATTTTAAGACATATCCTCTTGCTTGTTCCGGCAACACGAGTCTTCCATCTTTCGGGGTCTTCCAGAGGGAAACTCCAGAGAAAGAGAATCTTTTTGCATCCGGGTGGTGTCAGAAACAAGTCGATGTTCCTGTTTCAGCTAGTGACAAGTCTGATGTGAACCTGTTGTCAAGAATGTCTTTTGCCGAGATCTTGAGGAGAGGTTTTGTTCTGAATTGGACTGCACACAGTTGCGTCCGCTGCAATAGCAGTGGCGGGCGATGTGGAACTGATGATAAGGAGTTCGTTTGCTTGTGTCCTGATGGACCTAACATTCATAATACTTGCAGGAAGG GTGGTATCGACTGGAAGTTGAAGATTGTCATAA GTGTTGTCGCAGTAACCGTGGGACTAGCGATAGCGAGCATAGGTTGGTTTGTGTACCATCGTAGGAAAACCAAAAGTTACAGAACTTCTTCAACACTGCTTCCAAGAAACAAATCCTCAGAACCTTCTTCAAAGTCATCAGACGTTGAGAAAGCAGAGGATATGTTAGTTGGTGTTCGTCTTTTCTCTTACGAAGAACTCGAAGAAGCCACTAGTAACTTCGACCCATCTAAAGAGCTAGGCGATGGAGGCTTTGGTACTGTCTACTACGGTAAGCTTAAAGATGGACGAAGCGTAGCTGTCAAACGGTTATACGATAACAACATCAAAAGGGCAGAGCAGTTCAGGAACGAAGTTGAGATCTTAACAGGGTTACGACATCCGAACCTCGTGTCTCTCTTTGGATGCTCCTCGAAACAGAGTCGGGAGTTATTGCTAGTGTACGAGTATGTCGCAAACGGCACGTTAGCTGATCATCTACATGGTCCACAGGCTAACCCGAGTTTACTTCCTTGGTCTACTCGGCTCAAGATCGCTGTTGAAACCGCATCTGCTTTGAAATATCTCCACGCCTCCAAGATCATCCACCGTGATGTTAAGTCCAATAACATCCTACTCGACCGAAACTTCAATGTCAAG GTTGCGGATTTTGGACTTTCGAGACTGTTTCCAATGGACAAAACACACGTATCAACCGCTCCACAAGGAACTCCAGGCTATGTCGATCCAGATTACCACCTATGCTATCAACTCTCCAAGAAAAGCGACGTGTACAGCTTCGCGGTAGTGTTGATGGAGCTTATCTCCTCGCTTCCAGCTGTAGACATCACGAGAACTCGCCAAGAGATCAACCTCTCGAATATGGCAGTAGTTAAAATACAGAGCCACAAACTCCACGAAATGGTTGATCCTTCCCTCGGGTTCGACACGGATACAAGGGTGAGAGAGACGGTGATCGCAGTCGCTGAGCTTGCGTTTCAATGCTTGCAGTCGGATAAAGATCTTAGGCCGTGTATGTCGCACGTGATGGACACGTTGACGAAGATAGAAAACAATGGGTTTGGTTCGAATATGGATGTTAATAAGAGTGGACCGTTGGTTGTACAGTCTCCTAATAGTGTAATGGCGAAATGGGACAGTAAGTAA
- the LOC106346904 gene encoding LEAF RUST 10 DISEASE-RESISTANCE LOCUS RECEPTOR-LIKE PROTEIN KINASE-like 1.2 isoform X2, which produces MSSISLLLITIVSLPFCFSADEQYEKCLSSPLRCGHGPSVFPNNTTYPFWGTDIGKPSYCGQIPFKLSCEGNQTLTVEIADLTLPVISTKLENKTITVADERLLEGGCPEVWDFNGDERFTLSHNTEKIGLFECSSYDLVTPLSSISCGGRTYYVFLPNVSDHGCPKAGEVPVLKSAKSALHELRKTLMEALEEGFELRYSIEDKVCQGCSISKGVCGSELGSGSFRCLCSDKPHKSSCDDKGGIDWKLKIVISVVAVTVGLAIASIGWFVYHRRKTKSYRTSSTLLPRNKSSEPSSKSSDVEKAEDMLVGVRLFSYEELEEATSNFDPSKELGDGGFGTVYYGKLKDGRSVAVKRLYDNNIKRAEQFRNEVEILTGLRHPNLVSLFGCSSKQSRELLLVYEYVANGTLADHLHGPQANPSLLPWSTRLKIAVETASALKYLHASKIIHRDVKSNNILLDRNFNVKVADFGLSRLFPMDKTHVSTAPQGTPGYVDPDYHLCYQLSKKSDVYSFAVVLMELISSLPAVDITRTRQEINLSNMAVVKIQSHKLHEMVDPSLGFDTDTRVRETVIAVAELAFQCLQSDKDLRPCMSHVMDTLTKIENNGFGSNMDVNKSGPLVVQSPNSVMAKWDSK; this is translated from the exons ATGTCGTCgatctctcttcttctcatcACCATAGTCAGCCTCCCGTTTTGCTTCTCCGCCGATGAACAGTACGAGAAGTGCCTATCATCGCCTCTGAGATGTGGACATGGACCGTCGGTGTTCCCGAACAACACCACGTACCCGTTCTGGGGAACCGACATCGGCAAACCGAGTTATTGTGGCCAAATACCGTTCAAACTCTCCTGCGAGGGTAATCAAACGCTAACCGTAGAGATCGCTGATCTCACTCTTCCCGTTATTTCCACGAAGCTGGAGAATAAGACAATCACCGTAGCCGATGAGAGATTGCTCGAGGGTGGTTGCCCAGAGGTTTGGGACTTCAACGGGGACGAACGGTTCACATTAAGCCATAACACAGAGAAGATTGGTCTATTCGAGTGCTCCAGTTATGACCTGGTAACACCGCTGTCAAGTATTAGTTGCGGAGGAAGAACATATTATGTCTTTTTACCAAATGTTTCTGATCATGGTTGTCCGAAGGCCGGAGAAGTCCCGGTGCTTAAATCTGCTAAGAGCGCTCTTCACGAGTTAAGAAAAACTTTGATGGAAGCTTTGGAAGAAGGGTTCGAACTGAGGTACAGTATAGAGGATAAAGTTTGCCAAGGTTGTTCCATTTCCAAGGGGGTTTGTGGTTCGGAGTTAGGGTCGGGAAGTTTCCGATGTCTGTGTTCAGACAAGCCTCACAAGTCCTCGTGCGACGACAAAG GTGGTATCGACTGGAAGTTGAAGATTGTCATAA GTGTTGTCGCAGTAACCGTGGGACTAGCGATAGCGAGCATAGGTTGGTTTGTGTACCATCGTAGGAAAACCAAAAGTTACAGAACTTCTTCAACACTGCTTCCAAGAAACAAATCCTCAGAACCTTCTTCAAAGTCATCAGACGTTGAGAAAGCAGAGGATATGTTAGTTGGTGTTCGTCTTTTCTCTTACGAAGAACTCGAAGAAGCCACTAGTAACTTCGACCCATCTAAAGAGCTAGGCGATGGAGGCTTTGGTACTGTCTACTACGGTAAGCTTAAAGATGGACGAAGCGTAGCTGTCAAACGGTTATACGATAACAACATCAAAAGGGCAGAGCAGTTCAGGAACGAAGTTGAGATCTTAACAGGGTTACGACATCCGAACCTCGTGTCTCTCTTTGGATGCTCCTCGAAACAGAGTCGGGAGTTATTGCTAGTGTACGAGTATGTCGCAAACGGCACGTTAGCTGATCATCTACATGGTCCACAGGCTAACCCGAGTTTACTTCCTTGGTCTACTCGGCTCAAGATCGCTGTTGAAACCGCATCTGCTTTGAAATATCTCCACGCCTCCAAGATCATCCACCGTGATGTTAAGTCCAATAACATCCTACTCGACCGAAACTTCAATGTCAAG GTTGCGGATTTTGGACTTTCGAGACTGTTTCCAATGGACAAAACACACGTATCAACCGCTCCACAAGGAACTCCAGGCTATGTCGATCCAGATTACCACCTATGCTATCAACTCTCCAAGAAAAGCGACGTGTACAGCTTCGCGGTAGTGTTGATGGAGCTTATCTCCTCGCTTCCAGCTGTAGACATCACGAGAACTCGCCAAGAGATCAACCTCTCGAATATGGCAGTAGTTAAAATACAGAGCCACAAACTCCACGAAATGGTTGATCCTTCCCTCGGGTTCGACACGGATACAAGGGTGAGAGAGACGGTGATCGCAGTCGCTGAGCTTGCGTTTCAATGCTTGCAGTCGGATAAAGATCTTAGGCCGTGTATGTCGCACGTGATGGACACGTTGACGAAGATAGAAAACAATGGGTTTGGTTCGAATATGGATGTTAATAAGAGTGGACCGTTGGTTGTACAGTCTCCTAATAGTGTAATGGCGAAATGGGACAGTAAGTAA